The DNA window GTGTTGTCGGCCGAGCCGGAAACCAGCTGACGGCCGGCGGGATCGGTCGCCAGCGTAAGCACCTGGGCCGTATGGCCGCGGAGCGTGCGTAACTCGTCGCCGGTCGCCGCGTTCCTGATTTTGATCGTCTGGTCGGCGCTACCGCTTAGCAGGTAGCGTCCGTCGGGCGAGTAGATCACCGCATTGACGCCGGCCCCATGTCCGGGCAACCGCTGTTCCTGGGCGACTACCGACGCCGGTCCTCCGGGGAACGACAGCAACAATCCCAGCAGGAGAGAAAGCCGCCATGCAGCCGAGACGGCTGCGAGCGAAAGTTCAAAACGGTTCCGGCCAGCAAAGCAATTCCCATCCGTCATCGTGTCAGCCTCTGCAAGAAGGTATTTCATTCGCATCAATCTAAACTGATGAATGCGGGAATACAATCAAATACTGAGGAGAGACGTCTGCTTTGCACGTGCGATGACGCAAAATTAAACGCCGGGAGCAATGCACTCCCGGCGTGATCCAGCGAACGATCCTGCTCCGGTCTGGCAGCAATTACTGGCCGTCACGCAGGCCGCTCGGAGCGCGTTCGCCGTCACGCAGGCCGCTCGGAGCGCGTTCGCCGTCACGCAGGCCGGTGGGAGCGCGTCCGCCGTCGCCCTGGCCGCGGGCGGGGCCTTCGGTGGCGTTGAACCTGCCCTGGGTGTACCAGTAGAGGAATTCTTCGACCGTCATTTTGCCATCGTTGTTGGGGTCGGCTTCTTGGAAGCGACCCGTTTCCAGCTTGATGCGAGCCGTGTCCGTCGCGGAGACCCGTTTCATGCGGAGCCACTCGTCGGCCGTGACGGTCAGGTCGCCGTTTTGGTCGTACGCCTTGAAGACGCCGCCTTCTTTCGTCCGCTGCCAGTTGGCCGGAGCGACGCCGGCGGATTCGGTGGCGTTGCGGGGCTCGCCGTCGGCGCGGCCTTGCGGGTTGCCCTGCACTTCGCGGCGGAGGGTTGTCACCTCCTGCTGGAGCTGCAGGATCATCTGGAAGAGGGCCGCTTCTCGCGGAGACTGGGGACGAAAACCGCCCAGTCCTTCGCCCGCCTGTACGTTCCGCTCGCCTTCAACCGAACGGCGCGGGCCAGCATCACCTTCCGCCGAACGGCGCGGGCCAGCATCACCTTCCGCCGAACGGCGCGGGCCAGCGTCGCCTTCCGCCGAACGACGCGGGCCAGCATCACCTTCCGCCGAACGGCGCGGGCCAGCGTCGCCTTCCGCCGAACGGCGCGGGCCAGCGTCGCCTTCCGCCGAACGGCGCGGGCCAGCGTCGCCTTCCGCCGAACGACGCGGGCCAGCGTCGCCTTCCGCCGAACGACGAGGACCGGCATCGCCTTCGGCCGAACGGCGAGGACCAGCGTCGCCTTCCGCCGAGCGGCGCGGGGCGCCTTCTTCCTCGCCGAAGGCAATGAATTGCGTGCCGCGGGCGACAGGCTGGCTGACCAGCTGGATCGGGGCGTCCAGGGCGTTGGCAGCGCCCGCAAAGGCGGGAGCCGGCAGCCACTGGGCGGAAGTGGTCAGGGCGGCGACGCAGCAGAAGCTGCCGACGAGAATCTTGGCCGAGGTGAGCGACATGAATTCGATGCTCCGATGAGTGAGAGAAAGAGTCTGGGCGGAAACCTGGCCCGCCAGGCTTTGACCGGCG is part of the Lignipirellula cremea genome and encodes:
- a CDS encoding sigma-70 family RNA polymerase sigma factor, with translation MNPSVKDRIESSVVAGPAPTATSDRDLLDRFAQRQEENAFAELVVRHGPLVMAVCRRVLGKEHDAEDAFQATFLVLARKAGSVRRENSLGAWLYKTAFRIALRARAKRSRRPETSLETDPMIADSLSQISQEHEQAVLDQELNALPEKYRLPLFLCCLEGKSRDEAAEQLGWSIGALKGRLERGRQLLRRKLLLRGVSLAVVLSLIVRSSSTAAAASSISPSLLAATVQAGVRVAAGQSLAGQVSAQTLSLTHRSIEFMSLTSAKILVGSFCCVAALTTSAQWLPAPAFAGAANALDAPIQLVSQPVARGTQFIAFGEEEGAPRRSAEGDAGPRRSAEGDAGPRRSAEGDAGPRRSAEGDAGPRRSAEGDAGPRRSAEGDAGPRRSAEGDAGPRRSAEGDAGPRRSAEGDAGPRRSAEGDAGPRRSVEGERNVQAGEGLGGFRPQSPREAALFQMILQLQQEVTTLRREVQGNPQGRADGEPRNATESAGVAPANWQRTKEGGVFKAYDQNGDLTVTADEWLRMKRVSATDTARIKLETGRFQEADPNNDGKMTVEEFLYWYTQGRFNATEGPARGQGDGGRAPTGLRDGERAPSGLRDGERAPSGLRDGQ